The proteins below come from a single Metarhizium brunneum chromosome 1, complete sequence genomic window:
- the GLE1 gene encoding Nucleoporin GLE1: MANSSPLRRSQLLSSPDRPYLSNFLLDSRNNELSHRDALAAAQAEHDRVREAAIRVYELHELKEEHNRILEQGRREQERLKAEAAIAAEEKRLQELKAKSIPKPPPPPPEPAKPVEKPAGEKKPVSVVSEPREVKGSEPLAQTQAKTQPSAPAPQQNGLFSNLGKPVPSSPFAAAGQQTKSQQPSVLDQNRTSPPEAKTSQSQQPVAPSQTPQLPKSSVDPLSDQYIRIHQALKQLRKDIVAASKVAGSPLKGKVGTIRREIRVSIGQLTGGKGANVSSTTKIMSLLRQSLDGQLPSPPVVVGQFVAIPREPSTQDIPNNGAELPSLFIYLMNICAKGIISQFINEGGANPKAADPIGVFTAQVFSHKDFSWRGQSLIDILVAKFRVVCPVLFGSRGNEKTEKGRQALGWKKDGPSWIPEQAHNNRMAGLGAGFASISLRDFSKASKTNPYPPTHYWKAFASIVNCPTAQISNTQLVVLRSMIDGHESRFINFYGNAAIAALQLALVEFPKRAPANSPAAGSLRALADILRSDSGLALA, from the exons ATGGCAAACTCCTCTCCGCTGAGGAGGAGTCAATTGCTATCGAGTCCAGACCGACCGTATCTGTCCAACTTTCTCCTAGATAGCAGAAACAACGAATTGAGCCATCGCGATGCGCTCGCAGCGGCTCAAGCCGAGCACGATCGGGTCAGGGAAGCCGCTATCAGAGTATACGAATTGCACGAACTTAAAGAAGAGCACAACCGTATACTGGAACAAGGACGCAGGGAGCAAGAGAGACTAAAGGCCGAGGCTGCGATCGCCgcagaagagaagagacTGCAAGAACTCAAAGCGAAATCAATCCCCAAGCCGCCGCCCCCGCCGCCTGAGCCAGCCAAGCCGGTCGAGAAGCCGGCTGGTGAGAAGAAGCCAGTATCCGTTGTATCCGAACCCCGAGAGGTGAAGGGATCCGAGCCGCTGGCACAAACGCAAGCGAAAACCCAGCCTTCAGCACCAGCGCCGCAGCAAAATGGCTTGTTCTCCAACTTGGGCAAACCCGTACCAAGCAGTCCTTTCGCGGCTGCTGGCCAGCAAACCAAATCTCAACAGCCATCTGTTTTGGACCAGAACAGAACATCGCCGCCGGAAGCGAAAACGTCTCAATCACAACAGCCCGTTGCACCGAGTCAGACACCGCAGTTGCCAAAGTCGTCTGTTGATCCCCTCTCGGATCAATATATTCGAATTCACCAGGCCCTGAAACAACTGCGGAAGGACATTGTGGCAGCGTCAAAGGTGGCAGGATCACCACTCAAAGGAAAAGTTGGCACTATCCGCCGAGAGATTCGCGTGTCTATTGGACAGCTGACTGGCGGAAAGGGGGCCAACGTATCATCG ACAACTAAAATCATGTCTCTCTTGAGACAATCATTAGACGGTCAACTACCCAGCCCCCCAGTCGTTGTTGGTCAATTTGTAGCTATTCCGCGGGAGCCCTCAACGCAGGACATCCCAAACAACGGCGCAGAACTTCCCTCACTATTCATTTACCTTATGAATATCTGCGCCAAGGGCATTATTAGCCAGTTTATCAACGAAGGCGGAGCAAATCCCAAAGCCGCTGATCCCATCGGCGTATTCACCGCCCAAGTTTTCTCTCACAAGGACTTTTCATGGCGAGGCCAGTCCTTGATTGATATCCTCGTGGCTAAATTCAGAGTCGTGTGCCCCGTTCTATTTGGATCAAGAGGCAACGAGAAAACAGAAAAGGGTAGACAGGCACTGGGATGGAAGAAAGATGGCCCTTCATGGATCCCAGAGCAAGCCCATAACAATAGGATGGCCGGTCTCGGTGCCGGCTTTGCATCTATTTCTCTTCGCGACTTTAGCAAGGCTTCCAAGACGAACCCCTACCCCCCGACCCACTACTGGAAGGCGTTTGCCAGTATTGTCAACTGCCCGACCGCCCAAATCTCCAATACGCAACTCGTCGTTCTGCGGTCCATGATTGACGGCCATGAATCCCGATTCATAAACTTTTATGGAAACGCCGCCATAGCTGCATTGCAGTTAGCGTTGGTAGAGTTTCCCAAGCGAGCGCCTGCAAATTCGCCTGCGGCGGGTTCCTTGCGTGCGTTGGCGGACATCCTCCGCTCAGATAGTGGATTGGCGTTGGCATAG
- the tlg1 gene encoding t-SNARE affecting a late Golgi compartment protein 1 — translation MSSTNEEDPFLHVQQDVLSQLQSTRPLFASYLRIRSLTTTPSSPELASARTDLEAALSTLAEDLSDLVASVQAIESNPSQYGISSAEVSRRKRLVSEVGGEIEDMREELHKKIDHQPAAREHLPDPDSFAVGDGDGDGDTYAEFEQQQQMEMMREQDQHLDEVFQTVGNLRRQADDMGRELEEQRELLDVVDDTVDRVSGTLQMGMRKLQHVVRKGEDRWSSCCIAVLIFVLILLLVLLLIL, via the exons ATGTCTTCTACCAACGAGGAGGATCCTTTCCTCCACGTCCAGCA GGACGTCCTCAGCCAGCTCCAGTCAACCCGCCCGCTGTTCGCATCCTACCTCCGCATCCGGTCCCTAACCACGACGCCCTCCTCCCCCGAACTGGCCTCCGCCCGAAccgacctcgaggccgccCTCTCCACGCTCGCCGAAGACCTCTCGGACCTGGTCGCCTCTGTCCAGGCCATCGAGTCCAACCCCTCCCAGTATGGCATCTCGTCCGCCGAAGTCTCACGGCGCAAGCGCCTCGTCTCAGAGGTGGGCGGCGAAATCGAAGACATGCGCGAGGAGCTGCACAAGAAGATCGACcaccagcccgccgccagAGAACACCTCCCCGACCCGGACtcctttgccgtcggcgacggcgacggcgacggcgacacGTACGCCGAGtttgagcagcagcagcagatggagatgatgcgCGAGCAGGACCAGCACCTGGACGAGGTGTTTCAGACAGTAGGCAACTTGAGACGCCAGGCGGACGATATGGGGagggagctggaggagcagaGGGAGTTGCTGGATGTGGTTGACGACACGGTCGACAGGGTGAGCGGGACGCTGCAGATGGGCATGCGCAAACTGCAGCATGTCGTGAGGAAGGGTGAGGATCGGTGGAGTAGCTGCTGCATTGCCGTCTTGATATTTGTCTTGATCCTGCTGTTGGTTCTCTTGTTGATTTTGTAG
- the DED1_0 gene encoding ATP-dependent RNA helicase DED1: MAEQLNMGGLSLGDGQQPQRSYIPPHMRNRPSAAPPPPAAAPMNGGAPNGAPNGLSNSSWAGNNTNYAGRQQNNFAPDGGAPPTFQSNRRGGWGGRGGGYSGGHDGHSGGGGYTARGSGDGQWRDGKHIPGPANPRLERDLFGTIDDPSKQHTGINFEKYDDIPVEASGHDVPEAVLQFTTPPLDEHLCRNIELAHYKVPTPVQKYSIPIVMGGRDLMACAQTGSGKTGGFLFPILSQAFINGPSAVPANAAGQFGRQRKAYPTSLILAPTRELVSQIYDEARKFAYRSWVRPCVVYGGADIGSQLRQIERGCDLLVATPGRLVDLIERGRISLCNIKYLVLDEADRMLDMGFEPQIRRIVEGEDMPPVADRQTLMFSATFPRDIQMLARDFLKDYVFLSVGRVGSTSENITQKVEFVEDIDKRSVLLDILHTHAGGLTLIFVETKRMADSLSDFLINQSFPATSIHGDRTQRERERALEFFRNGRCPILVATAVAARGLDIPNVTHVINYDLPTDVDDYVHRIGRTGRAGNTGIATAFFNRGNRGIVRELMDLLKEANQEVPAFLEAIARESSFGGGGRGGRSRGGGGGGRGSANRDFRKFGGGGGGGGGGFGGNSGGGFGGPQQTSGYGGGFGGPQGGYGGGGGGGYSGGGGSYGNPGGPGAQSWW, encoded by the exons ATGGCGGAACAACTCAACATGGGCGGCTTGAGCCTTGGCGATGGCCAACAGCCTCAACGCTCGTACATCCCGCCCCATATGCGAAACCGTCCTTCTGCTGCACCCCCACCCCCCGCTGCTGCTCCCATGAACGGCGGTGCCCCCAACGGTGCTCCCAATGGCCTCAGCAATAGCTCTTGGGCTGG CAACAACACTAACTATGCTGGTCGCCAGCAGAACAACTTTGCACCCGACGGCGGTGCCCCCCCTACTTTCCAGAGTAACCGTCGCGGCGGTTGGGGTGGCCGTGGAGGTGGTTACTCAGGTGGCCACGATGGTCACtctggcggtggtggctaCACAGCCCGAGGCTCTGGCGATGGCCAGTGGCGCGATGGAAAGCACATTCCCGGACCGGCTAACCCCCGTCTGGAGCGTGATCTCTTTGGCACAATAGACGATCCTTCCAAGCAGCATACCGGCATCAACTTCGAGAAGTACGACGATATCCCCGTTGAGGCGTCTGGCCACGATGTCCCTGAGGCCGTGCTCCAGTTCACCACCCCCCCTCTGGACGAACACCTCTGCCGCAACATTGAGCTGGCTCACTACAAGGTTCCCACCCCTGTGCAGAAGTACTCTATCCCTATCGTCATGGGCGGACGCGATCTCATGGCTTGTGCTCAGACTGGTTCTGGCAAGACTGGTGGTTTCCTCTTCCCCATACTTTCCCAGGCGTTCATTAATGGCCCTTCGGCCGTGCCAGCCAATGCTGCTGGCCAGTTTGGCCGTCAGCGCAAGGCCTACCCTACCTCATTGATCCTTGCTCCCACCCGTGAGCTGGTTTCTCAAATCTATGACGAAGCCCGCAAATTTGCCTACCGATCCTGGGTCCGCCCCTGCGTTGTCTACGGCGGTGCCGATATCGGCTCCCAGCTCCGCCAGATCGAGCGAGGTTGTGACCTCCTGGTTGCCACTCCTGGTCGTCTGGTCGACCTGATTGAGCGAGGCCGCATCTCCCTCTGCAACATTAAGTATCTTGTTCTGGATGAGGCTGATCGCATGCTTGACATGGGTTTCGAGCCCCAGATCCGTCGCATCGTTGAGGGTGAGGACATGCCCCCTGTGGCTGATCGTCAAACTCTGATGTTCTCGGCCACCTTTCCTCGCGACATTCAGATGCTTGCCAGAGATTTCCTCAAGGACTACGTTTTCTTGTCCGTCGGTCGTGTTGGTTCCACATCCGAGAATATCACTCAGAAAGTCGAGTTTGTTGAGGACATTGACAAGCGATCTGTCCTCCTCGACATCCTCCACACCCACGCCGGTGGTCTGACCCTTATCTTCGTCGAGACCAAGCGCATGGCCGACTCGCTCTCCGACTTCCTCATCAACCAGAGCTTCCCGGCAACCTCTATTCACGGTGACCGTACCCAGCGCGAGCGCGAGCGTGCCCTCGAGTTCTTCCGCAATGGTCGATGCCCGATCCTGGTAGCCACTGCCGTTGCTGCTCGTGGTCTTGATATTCCCAATGTCACTCATGTTATCAACTACGATCTGCCCACCGATGTCGATGACTATGTCCACAGAATCGGTCGTACTGGCCGTGCTGGAAACACTGGTATTGCCACTGCTTTCTTCAACCGCGGTAACCGTGGTATCGTCCGTGAGCTTATGGACCTTCTCAAGGAAGCCAACCAGGAGGTTCCCGCCTTCTTGGAGGCCATTGCCCGTGAGTCAtcctttggcggcggcggccgaggcggccgatctcgtggtggtggtggtggtggccgtggcTCGGCTAATCGCGATTTCCGCAAGTTTGGCGgaggtggtggcggcggcggcggcggcttcggcggcaaCAGCGGTGGTGGTTTCGGTGGTCCCCAGCAGACCTCTGGctacggcggcggcttcggtGGTCCTCAGGGCGGCtatggaggcggcggcggcggcggttacagcggcggcggcggcagctaCGGAAACCCTGGCGGCCCTGGCGCTCAGTCCTGGTGGTAG
- the pmc1_0 gene encoding Calcium-transporting ATPase 2 — translation MASEKSSSSLLQVGGRPRALSSADTITSASSNPFLTPTVATSRTASISDELSAALRPDPGTEEYFRVENNPFAFSPGQLSKLLDPKSLAAFQALGGLRGIAKGLQTDTASGLNVDETSVPGAISFDQAVRSSALSSIGEDKSAPNPNHSSEAFTDRIRVYKRNILPAKKPTPLWKLMWNAYNDKVLILLTVAAVISLALGLYETFGVHKEPGAPPPVDWVEGVAICVAIIVVTAVASLNDWQKEKAFVKLNAKKEDREIKVIRSGKSFMINVHDILVGDVLHLEPGDLIPVDGIFIDGHDVKCDESSATGESDALKKTGGDHVMRALEAGHNPRKLDPFIISGAKVLEGMGTFVCTSVGVNSSFGKIMMSVRTEVEDTPLQKKLQGLALAIAKLGSAAAALLFFILLVRFLVDLPNDDRSSAVKASAFMDILIVAITIIVVAVPEGLPLAVTLALAFATTRLLKENNLVRMLRACETMGNATTICSDKTGTLTTNKMTVVAGTFGTTSFSKSETESVSQWASQLPPDTKSLLTQSVAVNSTAFEGEENGQPAFIGSKTETALLQLARDHLGLQSLAETRANETVVRVFPFDSDKKCMGSVVRLQDGSGYRLLVKGASEILLGYCSAIADPQSLAEDDLATAKRRQLLSTIEQYASNSLRTIGLVYKDYESWPPAHAEIADGQAKFPSLLCDLVFLGVVGIQDPVRPGVPEAVRKAQHAGVVVRMVTGDNIVTARAIAAECGIYTQGGVVMEGPVFRKLNDPDMEAVLPKLQVLARSSPEDKRVLVTKLKELGETVAVTGDGTNDAPALKAADVGFSMGISGTEVAKEASAIVLMDDNFTSIVTALKWGRAVNDAVQKFLQFQITVNITAVVLAFTTAVYDPDMKSVLKAVQLLWVNLIMDTFAALALATDPPTEKILDRPPQGKKAPLITTNMWKMIIGQSIFQLAATFTLYFAGGSLLNYNTDDPQVRLQLDTLIFNTFVWMQIFNEFNSRRLDNKLNIFEGIHRNYFFILINVLMVGLQVAIIFVGGSPFAISPSGLTSDQWAISVLVACICLPWAVLVRMFRDEWFGAAAGVVGNPFVAVYRASGRVWARLVGGLKRSKRGDEAEREEGRVDGDAPEPRVNAPAIVVDEPLPAVVEPTHVERGRSP, via the exons ATGGCGAGTGAAAAGTCCTCCTCGTCCCTGCTGCAGGTCGGCGGGCGGCCTCGCGCCCTCAGCTCCGCGGATACAATCACGTCTGCCTCGTCGAATCCCTTCCTCACCCCGACCGTGGCCACCAGCCGGACGGCCAGCATCAGCGATGAGCTCTCCGCGGCCCTGCGGCCAGATCCCGGCACCGAAGAGTATTTCCGCGTGGAGAACAACCCGTTCGCCTTCTCCCCAGGCCAGCTGAGCAAGCTCTTGGATCCCAAGTCCCTGGCCGCCTTCCAAGCCCTGGGCGGCCTGCGTGGCATCGCAAAGGGCTTGCAGACAGACACGGCCAGCGGCCTCAACGTCGACGAGACATCTGTCCCTGGCGCCATCTCCTTTGACCAAGCCGTCCGCTCGTCGGCTCTGAGCAGCATCGGCGAGGACAAGTCTGCCCCCAACCCAAACCATTCGTCCGAGGCCTTCACCGACCGCATCCGCGTGTACAAGCGCAATATCCTCCCTGCAAAGAAGCCGACCCCCTTGTGGAAGCTGATGTGGAATGCGTACAACGACAAGGTCCTCATCTTGCTGACCGTGGCGGCCGTCATCTCCCTCGCCCTGGGCTTATACGAAACATTTGGTGTGCACAAGGAGCCTGGTGCTCCGCCGCCAGTAGACTGGGTCGAAGGCGTAGCCATCTGcgttgccatcatcgtcgttACTGCTGTTGCCTCTCTCAATGATTGGCAAAAGGAAAAGGCGTTTGTGAAGCTCAACGCTAAGAAGGAGGACCGCGAGATCAAGGTCATACGCTCGGGGAAATCATTCATGATCAACGTCCACGACATTCTGGTCGGCGACGTGCTGCACCTGGAACCCGGCGACTTGATCCCTGTGGATGGTATCTTTATCGACGGCCACGATGTCAAGTGTGACGAGTCTTCTGCGACGGGTGAGTCGGATGCGCTCAAGAAGACGGGCGGCGACCACGTCATGAGGGCCTTGGAAGCCGGCCACAACCCCAGAAAGTTGGATCCCTTCATCATCTCCGGCGCAAAAGTCCTTGAAG GCATGGGCACGTTTGTATGCACCTCGGTCGGTGTAAACTCGTCCTTTGGCAAGATCATGATGTCGGTCCGCACCGAGGTCGAGGACACGCCCCTACAAAAGAAACTCCAAGGtctcgccttggccatcgccaagctcggtagcgccgccgccgccctcctcttcttcattttGCTCGTCcgcttcctcgtcgaccttCCCAACGACGATCGCTCCTCGGCCGTAAAGGCCTCTGCATTCATGGACATTctcatcgtcgccatcacGATCATAGTGGTGGCTGTACCCGAGGGCTTGCCCCTGGCTGTCACGCTTGCACTTGCATTTGCAACGACGAGACTTCTCAAGGAGAATAACCTGGTGCGAATGCTACGTGCGTGCGAGACCATGGGCAATGCCACGACGATTTGTTCCGACAAGACGGGTACTTTG ACGACCAACAAAATGACTGTTGTGGCCGGTACTTTCGGCACAaccagcttctccaagtcAGAGACGGAGTCTGTTTCCCAGTGGGCATCCCAGCTTCCTCCTGACACCAAGTCCCTGCTCACGCAATCCGTTGCCGTCAACTCGACCGCCTTTGAAGGCGAAGAGAACGGCCAGCCCGCCTTCATCGGGTCCAAGACTGAAACCGctctcctccagctcgccaGGGATCATCTCGGCCTGCAGTCTCTGGCCGAGACGCGTGCCAACGAGACGGTCGTGCGCGTGTTCCCCTTTGACTCCGACAAGAAGTGCATGGGCTCCGTGGTTCGTCTCCAAGACGGCTCCGGATACCGCCTCCTGGTAAAGGGGGCCTCGGAGATTCTCCTTGGATACTGCTCTGCCATTGCCGATCCGCAATCTCTCGCGGAAGACGACCTCGCGACCGCTAAAAGACGCCAACTTCTCTCCACCATTGAGCAGTACGCAAGCAACTCCCTCCGAACTATCGGTCTCGTCTACAAAGACTACGAATCGTGGCCCCCCGCGCACGCTGAAATAGCAGACGGCCAGGCAAAGTTCCCTTCCCTCCTTTGCGATCTCGTGTTCCTCGGCGTGGTAGGCATCCAGGATCCCGTCCGCCCAGGCGTCCCCGAGGCTGTGCGCAAAGCCCAGCACGCAGGCGTCGTAGTCCGCATGGTGACAGGCGACAACATTGTCACGGCGAGagccattgccgccgagtGTGGGATTTATACCCaaggcggcgtcgtcatggAAGGTCCCGTCTTTCGAAAGCTCAACGAcccagacatggaagccgTGCTGCCCAAGCTGCAGGTCCTCGCCCGATCATCTCCAGAAGACAAGCGGGTTCTAGtcaccaagctcaaggagctcGGCGAGACGGTTGCAGTGACGGGCGATGGAACCAACGACGCACCGGCTCTGAAGGCAGCCGATGTCGGCTTCTCAATGGGAATCTCGGGCACAGAAGTCGCCAAGGAGGCGTCCGCCATTGTCCTCATGGACGACAACTTCACATCCATTGTAACAGCCTTGAAATGGGGAAGAGCCGTCAACGACGCCGTCCAGAAGTTCCTCCAG TTCCAAATTACCGTCAACATCACCGCCGTTGTCCTCGCCTTTACCACCGCCGTCTACGACCCAGACATGAAGTCTGTCCTCAAAGCCGTCCAACTCCTCTGGGTCAACCTCATCATGGACACCTTTGCCGCCCTGGCGCTGGCCACGGATCCCCCAACCGAAAAGATCCTCGACCGTCCGCCCCAGGGCAAAAAGGCACCTCTCATCACTACAAAC ATGTGGAAAATGATCATCGGACAGTCTATATTCCAACTCGCCGCCACATTCACCTTGTACTTTGCCGGCGGCAGCCTCCTCAATTACAACACCGACGATCCCCAAGTCCGGCTGCAGCTCGACACCCTCATTTTCAACACCTTTGTATGGATGCAAATATTCAACGAGTTCAATAGCCGGCGCCTCGATAATAAGCTCAACATCTTTGAGGGCATCCACCGCAACTACTTCTTTATCCTGATTAACGTTCTCATGGTAGGCCTTCAAGTAGCCATTATATTCGTCGGCGGCAGCCCCTTCGCCATCAGCCCCAGCGGGTTAACCAGCGACCAGTGGGCCATCTCGGTTTTGGTGGCATGCATATGTCTCCCGTGGGCTGTTTTGGTGCGCATGTTCCGGGATGAGTGGTTTGGCGCGGCTGCCGGCGTCGTGGGCAACCCCTTTGTCGCCGTGTATCGTGCTTCGGGGCGGGTGTGGGCGAGGCTCGTCGGCGGGTTGAAGAGGTCAAAGAGAGGCGATGAGGCGGAGAGGGAAGAGGgccgcgtcgacggcgaTGCTCCTGAGCCGCGGGTAAATGCGCCTGCTATTGTGGTGGATGAGCCACTGCCGGCTGTTGTTGAGCCGACTCATGTCGAAAGGGGCCGCTCGCCGTGA